In the Chroococcidiopsis sp. SAG 2025 genome, one interval contains:
- a CDS encoding TetR/AcrR family transcriptional regulator, translating to MPPRDDRDFEDKRQQIIDGALQVFASKGFEKATNKDIATASGIGSPGLIYHYFKDKSNLFQQVLEQRLPLMQLLSHSEELMTKPIEDVLTLFGHAFLRMAENPTSLALFKLIMGEAIRQPHVAEIVNRIGPSRSVAFLSSYLEQQMAAGVLKPMNPNAAARCFAGSFVAYLLTREVFMQPDAQQLSAEVMVETAVKVFLQGTLVAPTDE from the coding sequence ATGCCCCCACGGGACGATCGCGATTTTGAGGATAAGCGACAGCAAATTATTGATGGTGCTTTACAAGTTTTTGCTAGCAAAGGCTTTGAGAAAGCAACTAATAAAGATATTGCTACGGCATCCGGCATTGGTTCCCCTGGTTTGATTTATCACTACTTCAAAGACAAAAGCAACTTGTTTCAACAAGTTCTCGAACAACGCTTGCCTTTGATGCAACTGCTAAGCCATAGCGAAGAGTTAATGACCAAACCAATAGAGGATGTTTTGACTCTGTTCGGTCATGCTTTTCTCAGAATGGCTGAAAATCCGACATCGCTGGCTCTATTCAAACTTATTATGGGAGAAGCAATTCGGCAGCCGCACGTTGCAGAAATAGTAAATCGAATTGGTCCTAGTCGTTCGGTGGCTTTCTTGTCTAGTTATTTAGAACAACAGATGGCTGCTGGCGTACTCAAACCGATGAATCCAAACGCAGCAGCACGCTGTTTTGCTGGTTCTTTTGTGGCATATTTACTAACGCGGGAGGTCTTCATGCAACCCGACGCACAGCAGCTTAGTGCAGAAGTGATGGTAGAAACTGCGGTCAAAGTTTTCTTACAAGGGACATTAGTTGCTCCCACAGATGAGTAG
- the nrdJ gene encoding ribonucleoside-triphosphate reductase, adenosylcobalamin-dependent: protein MVRELQRLNPTSQFPETAPAANPVFFRTYSRRTGGGRETWEQVCDRTLRGLVELGKLTPAEAAILEKMQKEMKSLPSGRWLWVGGTEWISRQENFSGAYNCTSTNVVDWRAFGLMMDLAMMGCGTGAILEPQYINQLPVIRNRLHVTVEGEIGTTPASERQDETEVQIEGNIVNILVGDSRRGWVKSYQTLLELSTNERFSDIVHVSVNLNNIRPAGEILKGFGGVANPIKLPELYQRCAAILNKAVGRKLNSVECCLLIDEAAVVVVAGNVRRSAGMRQGTSNDELFANAKNNLWQQDENGNWRIDPERDALRMANHTRVFHQKPTLEECINAVRSQYYSGEGAIQYAPEAIARSNADFLSSQALKQEFIKTYVTSKEKAQAWLRDFHPEITNAELEHRLSRYGLNPCVTADTWIHTGEGARQVKDLIGIQHSTYVNGELFSTTPKGFFFTGIKPVVKLQTKEGYSLRLTENHQVLKVTAQTQKNQYSEWVAVSELKAGDRILIHNHRGLSPWDGKGTKAEGWLLGNLIGDGCLSANPANYSYQAHLRYWGDNQVKMAEYALTLVKNSISGSSSKLTSVYHPQNKYFQVSSAGLAKLAQDYGIKLGNKAIAAELETASFEFYCGFLQGLFDADGSVQGTHNKGISVRLAQSNLKLLEALQRMLLRLGIASCIYQNRRTEGMRMLPDSKRQLASYFCKAQHELVISNDNIVVFQELIGFQEPAKAERLQSLLSGYKRSFNRERFATTVVAVEPDGEEAVYDCTVPGPARFDANGLVAHNCGEILGSNFHCNLSEVHLNQIDPKNDKEQEEAFTAGALSVASLLNHKFLEPRYQFSRELDPIVGVSFTGLFDFFVRAFGVDWLRWWEQGRPEEFRSQNSEVRSENLAEYFRNKEREYLSRWRDIVFRVVWEYCDRHNIKRPNRCTTVQPSGTKSLLTGASPGWHPPKAQRFLRRITFRKNDPVALACIDYGYGVVPSQSDKDENGNLLNDPFDPRCMEWLVEIPVAVPWADLPGADRIEISKFSALAQMDFYMQVQKYYVTHNTSATIELRENEVEALGVRIYETIQNDEGYISAALLARFDDLQTFPRLPFEPITKAKYEELMQQVHSRRQVHDFYTALSRYDAQELDEAGPAGCDSDKCLFPQKEGARSEG from the coding sequence ATGGTGCGAGAGCTACAGCGCTTAAACCCAACCAGCCAGTTTCCCGAAACTGCCCCAGCTGCAAATCCAGTATTCTTCAGGACGTATAGTCGGCGGACAGGAGGTGGGCGCGAGACTTGGGAACAAGTATGCGATCGCACCCTGCGCGGGCTAGTAGAATTGGGTAAACTCACCCCAGCAGAAGCCGCTATTCTCGAAAAAATGCAAAAGGAGATGAAATCTCTCCCTAGCGGGCGCTGGCTGTGGGTAGGGGGTACGGAATGGATTTCTCGCCAAGAGAATTTTTCTGGCGCTTATAACTGCACTTCTACTAACGTAGTAGACTGGCGGGCTTTTGGCTTGATGATGGACTTGGCAATGATGGGCTGCGGTACGGGTGCAATCCTCGAACCCCAGTACATTAACCAACTTCCCGTGATTCGCAATCGCCTCCACGTCACCGTAGAAGGAGAAATCGGCACAACGCCCGCTTCAGAACGGCAGGACGAGACAGAAGTACAAATCGAAGGTAATATCGTTAATATTCTCGTGGGCGATAGCCGCCGAGGTTGGGTCAAGTCTTATCAAACTCTGTTGGAGCTATCAACGAACGAGCGTTTTTCGGATATCGTACATGTCAGCGTCAATCTTAATAATATCCGTCCGGCAGGAGAGATTTTAAAAGGTTTTGGCGGCGTTGCTAACCCGATTAAATTGCCAGAATTGTATCAACGTTGTGCAGCAATTTTAAATAAAGCCGTAGGCAGAAAACTTAATTCTGTTGAGTGTTGTTTATTAATAGATGAAGCTGCCGTTGTTGTAGTTGCCGGAAATGTTAGAAGAAGCGCGGGGATGCGTCAAGGCACTAGCAATGACGAGCTATTTGCTAACGCTAAAAATAACCTTTGGCAACAAGATGAAAACGGTAACTGGCGGATCGATCCCGAACGCGATGCGCTAAGAATGGCAAATCATACCCGCGTATTTCATCAGAAGCCAACCTTAGAAGAATGTATTAATGCCGTTCGCAGTCAATATTATTCTGGTGAAGGAGCCATTCAATATGCGCCAGAAGCGATCGCCCGTAGCAATGCAGATTTTTTAAGTAGTCAAGCACTAAAGCAAGAGTTTATTAAAACATACGTAACTTCAAAAGAAAAAGCTCAAGCTTGGTTGCGCGATTTCCATCCAGAAATAACAAATGCGGAGCTAGAACATCGACTTTCAAGATATGGTTTGAATCCCTGCGTAACAGCAGATACTTGGATACATACAGGTGAAGGTGCTAGACAAGTAAAAGATTTAATCGGCATTCAACACAGCACGTATGTTAATGGCGAACTTTTCAGTACCACGCCCAAAGGATTTTTCTTCACTGGAATCAAGCCAGTGGTCAAATTACAAACAAAAGAAGGATATAGCTTACGGCTAACTGAAAATCATCAAGTTTTAAAAGTCACAGCTCAAACTCAGAAAAATCAATATAGTGAATGGGTAGCTGTGTCCGAACTCAAAGCAGGCGATCGCATATTGATTCACAATCACCGAGGATTATCGCCTTGGGATGGTAAGGGAACAAAAGCAGAAGGTTGGTTACTAGGAAACTTGATAGGTGATGGCTGTTTGAGTGCTAATCCTGCTAATTATAGTTATCAAGCTCATCTACGTTATTGGGGCGATAACCAAGTTAAAATGGCAGAATATGCTCTTACCCTGGTTAAGAACTCTATTTCAGGTAGTAGTAGCAAGCTTACTAGTGTTTATCACCCTCAGAATAAATACTTTCAAGTTAGTTCTGCGGGACTAGCTAAGTTAGCTCAAGACTACGGAATCAAGCTTGGTAATAAAGCAATTGCTGCCGAATTAGAAACAGCGAGTTTTGAGTTTTATTGTGGTTTTCTGCAAGGATTATTTGATGCAGACGGGAGCGTACAAGGTACTCATAATAAAGGCATTAGCGTTCGCCTTGCTCAAAGCAATTTAAAATTACTTGAAGCTTTACAGCGAATGCTGCTACGCTTGGGGATTGCATCTTGCATATATCAAAATCGCCGCACAGAAGGCATGAGAATGTTGCCTGACTCGAAACGGCAATTGGCATCATATTTTTGTAAAGCTCAACATGAATTAGTCATATCAAATGACAATATTGTAGTTTTCCAAGAATTAATTGGATTCCAAGAACCTGCCAAAGCTGAACGTCTACAATCTCTGCTTTCAGGTTACAAACGTAGTTTCAATCGCGAACGATTTGCGACTACAGTTGTGGCTGTTGAACCAGATGGAGAAGAAGCAGTTTACGATTGCACCGTACCTGGACCAGCAAGATTCGATGCAAATGGACTGGTGGCTCACAATTGTGGCGAAATTTTGGGTAGTAATTTTCACTGCAACTTATCGGAGGTTCATTTAAATCAAATCGACCCCAAAAATGACAAAGAACAAGAAGAAGCTTTTACCGCAGGGGCATTATCTGTCGCTTCTTTGTTGAATCACAAATTTCTCGAACCCCGCTATCAATTCAGTCGGGAATTAGATCCAATTGTGGGAGTATCTTTCACGGGACTATTCGATTTCTTCGTCCGCGCTTTTGGCGTAGATTGGTTGCGGTGGTGGGAACAAGGAAGACCGGAAGAATTCAGAAGTCAGAATTCAGAAGTCAGAAGTGAGAATTTAGCAGAGTATTTTAGAAATAAAGAAAGGGAGTATCTCAGCCGTTGGCGCGATATCGTGTTTCGCGTTGTGTGGGAATATTGCGATCGCCATAACATTAAACGCCCGAATCGCTGTACTACCGTCCAACCTAGCGGTACGAAATCTCTATTGACTGGCGCGTCTCCAGGCTGGCATCCTCCTAAAGCCCAACGCTTTCTTCGTCGAATTACCTTCCGCAAAAACGATCCAGTGGCACTAGCTTGCATTGACTACGGTTATGGTGTCGTTCCCTCCCAATCGGATAAAGACGAAAATGGCAATTTGTTGAACGACCCCTTCGATCCTCGTTGTATGGAGTGGTTGGTAGAAATTCCTGTCGCCGTGCCTTGGGCAGATCTACCAGGTGCTGATCGAATTGAGATTAGCAAGTTTAGCGCTTTAGCCCAAATGGATTTCTACATGCAAGTGCAGAAATACTATGTAACTCATAATACGTCCGCAACAATTGAGTTGCGAGAAAACGAGGTAGAAGCATTAGGGGTGCGGATTTACGAAACCATTCAAAACGATGAAGGCTATATTAGTGCTGCCTTATTAGCTAGATTTGACGACTTACAAACTTTCCCCCGCTTGCCATTTGAACCGATAACCAAGGCTAAGTACGAAGAATTAATGCAACAAGTGCATTCCCGACGGCAAGTGCATGATTTTTATACTGCCCTCAGCCGCTATGATGCTCAAGAGTTAGATGAAGCAGGTCCAGCAGGGTGCGATTCAGATAAATGCCTCTTTCCTCAAAAGGAAGGGGCGAGGAGTGAGGGGTGA
- a CDS encoding FAD-dependent oxidoreductase, with protein MTNNITPISPTDAVSPQHEILDRQTTTCCIVGSGPAGAVLALLLARQGIPVMLLEAHKDLDRDFRGDTIHPSVMEIMAELGLADRLLELRHTKLRQLNVRTEEDSFTIVDFSHLKTRYPYITVMPQVKFLEFITEEAKQYPNFQLVLGANVQELIVADGGVRGVRYRGHGGWHEVRAQLTVGADGRHSRLRQLAGFKPIETSPPMDVLWFRLPRRPDEPEGLNGRIRSGHILVTIDRCDAWQIAYVIPKGGYQDLRTAGLEALRKSIVEVVPEFSDRVELLKEWSQIAFLSVESNRLPQWYSSGLLLIGDAAHVMSPVGGVGINYAIQDAVVAANVLSEPLKTSRLQLQDLAKVQRRRELPTRFIQAFQSLIQKQILNRALKPQQKFQLPSLLRLSILRDLLARFIAFGLMPVHVKT; from the coding sequence ATGACTAACAATATAACTCCCATATCGCCAACTGATGCCGTATCCCCGCAGCATGAAATTTTAGACCGACAAACGACAACCTGCTGTATTGTGGGCAGTGGTCCGGCAGGAGCAGTACTGGCGCTGCTGCTGGCACGTCAAGGTATACCTGTGATGCTGCTGGAAGCACACAAAGACTTGGATCGCGACTTTCGAGGTGATACCATTCACCCGTCTGTGATGGAGATTATGGCGGAATTGGGCTTAGCCGATCGCCTGCTGGAGCTGCGCCACACCAAACTACGCCAGTTGAATGTTCGTACAGAGGAAGATAGTTTCACAATTGTTGATTTCAGTCATTTGAAAACCCGCTATCCGTACATTACAGTGATGCCCCAAGTAAAATTTCTAGAGTTTATTACCGAGGAGGCAAAACAGTATCCCAACTTTCAACTCGTATTGGGCGCAAACGTACAAGAATTAATTGTGGCAGATGGAGGAGTTCGAGGCGTGCGCTATCGCGGACACGGCGGTTGGCATGAAGTTAGGGCGCAACTGACAGTTGGTGCAGATGGTCGTCATTCCCGCCTACGTCAATTAGCTGGGTTTAAGCCAATTGAAACCTCGCCACCAATGGACGTGCTGTGGTTTCGTCTTCCCCGCAGACCGGATGAACCAGAAGGGTTGAATGGTCGTATCCGTAGCGGTCATATTTTAGTAACAATCGATCGCTGTGATGCTTGGCAGATTGCTTATGTCATTCCTAAAGGTGGATATCAAGATTTGCGAACTGCGGGGTTAGAGGCATTGAGAAAGTCTATTGTTGAGGTAGTCCCGGAGTTTAGCGATCGCGTGGAACTACTCAAAGAGTGGTCTCAAATCGCATTTCTCTCAGTTGAGTCGAACCGCCTACCGCAATGGTATAGTTCTGGCTTACTGTTGATTGGTGACGCTGCTCATGTCATGTCACCCGTTGGAGGAGTCGGGATCAACTATGCGATTCAAGATGCTGTAGTAGCGGCAAACGTGCTGAGCGAACCACTAAAAACTAGTAGATTGCAGCTACAAGACTTAGCCAAAGTCCAGCGTCGGCGTGAGTTGCCCACACGATTTATCCAGGCTTTTCAGTCTTTAATCCAAAAGCAAATTCTCAATCGAGCGCTCAAGCCACAGCAAAAGTTCCAGCTGCCAAGCTTGTTACGGCTGTCAATTCTGCGCGATTTGCTAGCGCGGTTCATTGCCTTTGGGTTAATGCCCGTGCATGTAAAAACTTAA